Proteins encoded within one genomic window of Brassica rapa cultivar Chiifu-401-42 chromosome A09, CAAS_Brap_v3.01, whole genome shotgun sequence:
- the LOC103842659 gene encoding uncharacterized protein LOC103842659 has translation MIHGPCGNQRPLSPCMEKGECTKNYPKPYSSHTKIDKSGFVVYKRRVNSRASVFKGDIELDSRYVVPHNLSIIRKYKAHINIEWCCKTGAIKYLFKYITKGVDRAMALLQQTGSQDRAGLEKKKEHLEMDEIDRYLECRYISACEASWRLFSFHVHHNQPSVMKLTLHLPGKQRLVYDQNKRLAEVLSQEDIEKTMLTAYFVANQTYEEARELTYIQFPEHFVYHSDNKTWTPRKQGAAIGRLVYVPPTAGDKYYLRILLNVVKGAFGYDDLYTVGGTKFEEFRDACFARGLLDDDKEWHDAIVEPSHWATGRQLRSLFVLILLYCEVGNPLELWNHTWKLLAEDILYMKQREFNFPGLILQDQQLQEYTLIEIERLLKENDKSLADFAGMPKPNPSVLKEISNTVLRQELNYDTEKEAIEHERLFSDMNEDQRTVYSAVIDSVDNQSGQLFFVYGAGGTGKTFLYRTIIAKLRSVGKVVIPVASAGIAALLLPGGRTAHSRFKLPINLTDQTVCEITPSSMLASLLSKADLIIWDEAPMAHRQAFETLDRTLRDLQSLQDPSAANKPFGGKTVVLGGDFRQILPVIPLGSRQDTVKASISKSYLWPFAEVYTLTINMRLRQADKDFAEWILKVGNGTAPTVMTEGRSHDDGEQVIIGDEFMLPRSDLPHKSISDAAYPEFVKNYLNRTYLTERAILAPTNASAHEINSYLLSKVPSVEREFLSSDSVAFESTPEDDWTNNYTQEYLNSLEFPGLPPHKLCLKVGSPVMMLRNLSQKNGLCNGTRMMISRLGHRVLQAELLTGTHVGDSVLIPRIQLSPTDTVYPFTFRRRQYPIKLCYAMTINKSQGQSLKQVALYLPRPVFSHGQLYVALSRVTSPEGLKILDDTDGATRNNAVTNIVYKEIFGNLKTRKTHTRLL, from the coding sequence ATGATCCATGGGCCTTGTGGCAACCAGCGACCTCTATCACCATGTATGGAAAAAGGAGAATGCACGAAGAACTACCCCAAACCATACTCAAGCCATACAAAGATCGACAAATCGGGTTTTGTTGTCTACAAGAGGCGCGTTAATAGCAGAGCCTCTGTTTTCAAAGGTGATATAGAGTTAGACAGTCGATACGTGGTGCCTCATAACCTCTCTATCATCAGAAAATACAAAGCACACATCAATATTGAGTGGTGCTGCAAGACAGGGGCTATCAAGTACCTCTTCAAATACATAACTAAAGGGGTTGACCGAGCTATGGCTCTACTTCAGCAGACTGGAAGTCAAGACAGAGCAGggctagagaaaaaaaaagaacacctAGAGATGGATGAGATTGATAGATATCTGGAATGTCGATACATCTCAGCGTGTGAAGCATCGTGGCGTCTGTTTTCTTTCCACGTTCACCACAACCAGCCTTCTGTTATGAAACTCACATTGCATCTGCCAGGCAAGCAAAGGTTGGTTTACGATCAGAATAAAAGGCTAGCGGAAGTTCTGTCACAGGAGGATATTGAGAAGACAATGTTGACAGCATATTTTGTGGCAAACCAGACCTATGAAGAAGCAAGGGAACTCACGTACATCCAGTTTCCTGAGCACTTTGTGTACCACAGTGACAATAAAACTTGGACACCACGGAAACAAGGGGCAGCTATAGGCAGACTCGTCTACGTACCTCCAACTGCAGGAGACAAGTACTATCTCAGAATCCTTCTCAACGTGGTCAAAGGCGCTTTCGGTTATGATGACCTCTACACAGTAGGTGGTACAAAATTTGAGGAGTTTCGTGATGCTTGCTTTGCGCGTGGTTTGCTAGACGACGATAAAGAATGGCATGATGCAATAGTTGAGCCCTCGCACTGGGCTACAGGTCGCCAACTAAGGAGCTTATTTGTCCTAATCTTGCTTTACTGTGAAGTTGGAAACCCACTGGAACTTTGGAATCATACCTGGAAGCTTTTGGCTGAAGATATTCTATATATGAAACAGAGAGAATTCAACTTTCCGGGTTTAATTCTTCAAGATCAGCAGCTGCAAGAATATACATTGATAGAGATCGAACGGCTCCTCAAAGAGAATGACAAATCTTTAGCTGATTTCGCTGGAATGCCTAAGCCAAACCCAAGTGTTCTTAAGGAAATCTCAAACACCGTTTTGCGGCAAGAGCTGAATTATGACACTGAGAAAGAAGCTATTGAGCATGAGAGACTGTTTAGCGACATGAATGAAGATCAAAGAACCGTTTACAGTGCTGTGATTGACTCCGTTGATAACCAATCTGGTCAGTTGTTCTTTGTCTATGGTGCTGGAGGGACTGGAAAAACTTTCTTATACAGGACAATTATAGCAAAACTAAGATCAGTTGGTAAGGTCGTCATCCCTGTTGCATCAGCAGGCATTGCAGCTTTACTACTACCAGGAGGTAGAACAGCTCACTCCCGTTTCAAACTTCCTATAAATTTAACGGATCAGACAGTGTGTGAGATAACGCCTAGCTCTATGTTAGCGAGTCTTCTTTCAAAGGCTGACTTAATCATATGGGACGAGGCCCCTATGGCTCACCGCCAGGCATTTGAAACTCTCGATCGCACACTTAGGGACTTACAATCGCTACAAGATCCATCAGCAGCTAATAAACCTTTTGGAGGGAAAACGGTTGTTCTTGGTGGTGATTTTAGGCAAATTCTGCCGGTCATACCTCTTGGCTCTAGACAAGACACAGTTAAAGCTTCGATCAGCAAGTCATACCTCTGGCCATTTGCTGAGGTTTATACGTTAACCATCAACATGAGACTGAGACAAGCTGACAAGGACTTTGCGGAATGGATTTTAAAAGTTGGTAATGGAACAGCACCCACCGTGATGACAGAAGGAAGAAGTCATGATGATGGCGAGCAGGTTATAATAGGAGATGAATTCATGTTACCAAGATCTGATCTTCCTCACAAGTCTATATCAGATGCTGCGTACCCGGAATTTGTTAAGAACTACTTGAACCGTACGTACTTAACAGAGCGAGCTATCTTGGCTCCAACAAACGCCAGTGCACATGAAATAAACTCATACCTTCTGTCTAAGGTACCTTCTGTAGAAAGAGAATTCCTGAGCTCAGACAGTGTCGCTTTTGAGAGCACCCCCGAAGATGACTGGACCAATAACTACACTCAGGAGTACTTAAACTCACTTGAGTTCCCAGGTTTGCCGCCACATAAACTCTGTCTGAAGGTTGGGTCTCCAGTTATGATGCTACGTAACCTGAGCCAGAAAAATGGGCTATGCAATGGAACCCGGATGATGATTTCACGTCTGGGACACAGAGTTCTGCAGGCTGAACTTCTAACAGGTACTCATGTCGGAGATAGTGTATTGATTCCCAGGATTCAGCTTTCTCCAACCGACACTGTCTATCCTTTCACGTTTCGAAGAAGACAGTACCCAATAAAGCTGTGTTATGCGATGACTATTAATAAGAGTCAGGGTCAGAGCCTGAAGCAGGTCGCTCTCTATCTCCCAAGACCTGTTTTCAGTCACGGGCAACTGTATGTTGCTCTCTCACGAGTCACCTCACCGGAGGGTCTTAAAATACTAGATGACACAGATGGTGCAACTAGAAACAATGCTGTCACAAATATTGTTTACAAAGAGATTTTCGGTAATCTCAAGACACGTAAGACACATACTAGACTTCTCTAA
- the LOC117128009 gene encoding uncharacterized protein LOC117128009 translates to MTVSELNQFIFTADPQIIEFLCTAKVTEIQLDEGWCYIGCSTCSKKLIREETSFTCVPCNETNAVAKLKYRVILSVSDDTGAAAFLGFDEEIASLTHVLASDAAHIVGIGTNAQVDIDLPRSLANLVGSTYTFQLRLKDFNFGPNHRSFTISRIFPARDLAPKPTFSDGGEDTDQSIPQSVATGLDVGAGIVNNGADQLTDADGARMVHEAAASGEDAGEATARKKARVE, encoded by the exons ATGACAGTTTCAGAGCTTAACCAATTTATCTTCACGGCCGATCCTCAG ATAATTGAGTTTCTCTGTACGGCCAAGGTGACTGAGATTCAGCTTGATGAGGGTTGGTGTTACATTGGCTGCTCCACTTGCTCCAAGAAACTCATCCGAGAGGAGACTTCATTCACATGCGTCCCATGCAATGAAACTAATGCTGTGGCTAAACTCAA GTATCGTGTGATTCTCTCCGTCTCAGATGACACTGGTGCAGCAGCTTTCCTTGGTTTTGATGAAGAGATTGCTAGCCTGACTCATGTTCTTGCTTCTGATGCTGCACATATCGTG GGGATAGGTACTAATGCCCAAGTTGACATCGACCTACCTCGCTCACTCGCTAATCTGGTGGGGAGTACCTACACTTTCCAGCTCAGGTTAAAGGACTTCAATTTTGGTCCAAATCACCGAAGCTTTACCATATCTCGCATATTCCCCGCACGTGATCTTGCGCCAAAGCCAACTTTTTCT GATGGTGGCGAGGATACCGATCAATCTATACCCCAATCTGTGGCAACAGGATTAGATGTCGGAGCTGGTATCGTAAACAATGGTGCAGATCAGCTCACCGATGCTGATGGTGCACGTATGGTGCATGAAGCAGCAGCATCGGGTGAAGACGCTGGGGAAGCAACTGCACGTAAGAAAGCACGTGTGGAATGA
- the LOC103842782 gene encoding F-box protein At2g35280-like encodes MPEDIRLLIVSKIASTSPINYFNTIITCKRLHFGPEYYPVAKALNLKPLVNQPSLANRYRMLVARCLEANNIDAHFVKGMLEYFESQNQILGLHHIHIASKGGHIQGTYVYGVLLMAVGETDNGVKIINKLTDDKGISVVEECMENFQRSIERPFLHMKETYVSSMQKMWPHLNCHPQEGADTTVCSNCFHFFLLTEFYKMMLGFNDLMD; translated from the coding sequence ATGCCTGAAGACATCCGTCTTTTAATTGTTTCCAAGATCGCCTCCACCTCCCCCATCAACTACTTCAATACGATCATTACCTGCAAACGCCTCCACTTCGGTCCTGAATACTACCCTGTTGCTAAAGCTCTGAACCTCAAACCCCTGGTCAACCAGCCTTCTCTAGCCAACCGGTACCGAATGTTGGTCGCCAGATGCCTCGAAGCCAACAATATTGATGCCCACTTTGTTAAAGGTATGCTTGAATACTTTGAATCTCAAAATCAGATCTTAGGTTTACATCACATCCACATAGCTTCAAAGGGTGGTCACATCCAAGGGACGTACGTTTACGGTGTTCTCCTCATGGCCGTTGGCGAGACTGATAACGGAGTGAAAATCATCAACAAACTAACCGATGATAAAGGTATTTCAGTAGTGGAAGAATGCATGGAAAATTTCCAGCGTTCTATAGAACGCCCCTTTCTTCACATGAAAGAAACCTATGTGAGTTCAATGCAGAAAATGTGGCCACATCTAAACTGCCATCCTCAAGAGGGAGCTGATACCACGGTCTGCTCCAACTGTTTTCATTTCTTCTTGCTGACCGAGTTCTACAAGATGATGTTGGGGTTCAATGATCTCATGGATTAA